TGTTGACTTCTATAGAACTGTCTTTTCACAACCAGAGCACTTGCCCCTGCTGGCAAAAAGAAATAATCCAGGTTTAAGGCTTTTCTGCATTAGTTTAACTCTTTAGATCTGAAGGTTGCGTCAGTCTTTTCCATGCAGTGTATTATAAATGTCTTTAATCCCattgtttttatacttttaaCCACACTAGCAGCATGATTAACTTTCATGCATCAGAATGAATTGCAATGCAAAATCTCATATATATTAATTATAGTTGCTTTGCACAAACATTTttgataaataataatgatgttGGCTAACTTTTTGGCTTTGAAAGTTGTTTCTGTATGTTTCTACAACTGTTGGACGAGTTGCCGGAATTATTCAACTTTGAATACAAAACCCGAGCTACCTTTCTTCCCAGTTTGCATCAAGAACTGACCCACtgtcccccccccaaaaaaaatttGTTGTACTACAgtgaaaaagaacaaagaaaatccAGAACGCAAATCCAAATGTCAAAAAGTCCCTTTATGGAAAGTGGCCTTTCTAATGGCTGATTAAGACAGACATCGTAAGTGGTTGTAGCGTCATCTCCCCTCTTCGTCTCTGtcagtctctctttctctgtctatGCCACTCTCTCGCACTACACCAGTGGGTCAAGACCTAAAATAGGTCACAGGCCTATGTTTAATAGATCCCCATATGACCACAGTGGTGATGTGCTTTCATTCCAGGTCCCATGATGAGGGGCTAAATGTTTCATTGGGGTCCCCGGATGAAAAGCTTTAAGAGCCCTGGTCCTAAATGATAGCTAGACCTCGAGCTCAGCAGCTGACTGTAAGGGGAGGACAGAGAGTCCTTGGCCTTCACTCTAAGTCTCACCCGTGCACAGTGAAGGGGTCTGTCCGTAGCTGATAAGTGGTTTTAATGTGATCCTCTCTCTGTTCCTTTCTGgtccctctctcctctctcttttctACTCCCCCAATGTTCCTTTCTGCATCCTTTACTCCTGTCTTGCCTCTTCcttctttcatctttattcctttacccctctcttcctctcattCCTCTCTCTTCTTGATCCTATCCTCTTCTGTCCAGATGATGGCTTGGCTCCAGCTGTGGACCACAGGACTTATGGCCACTATGGCCTTGACTGTCATCACTGCTCAAGACTCTGGACTTCCTGGGGTAGAAAGAGAGAATCTCGGCCCAGCTGACATTGTCAAGAAGGAATCCCATCCCGTGCTGTTCAGGCAAAAAAGAGACTGGATCTGGAACTCTCTCTATGTAGAAGAGGAGAAGCCTGTTGTGACTCGGACCAAGATAGGACGGGTATATTAATATTAGTATTTTCACCTCAGAGTCCAAAACAGCATTCTCCTTGCCATGGCTGTCTATTTGGTATTTTGCCACGCCCCCTCAGGTTGAAGCTATAACATGCAAAGTGAATCTGGGGCATTATTTGTTGCAGAGAATCTCTTTCATGCATATCTGAGTAATTTTTTCAGAATAGTTTATTTGCAATGATTTATTTGAAGGTTgttgattttctgttttctttctttctcagctCAAGTCAGACAAGAGTGTGCCAGGTGGGCGTTTTAAAATAGATGGTGAGGGAGCAAACGGCATCTTCACCGTGGATAATAACGGAGACCTGTTTGTCACCACGTCTCTggacagagaaaagaagaatGCTTACCATTTGACTGCTATGATGTTAGATGCGTATGGCAACCCAATAGAAAAACCTGGAGAATTTGTTGTCCAGGTGACAGATATCAATGACAACACCCCTGTTTTCCCCCAATCATACAATGGAACCATTGAGGAGAGGTCTAGAATAGGTAAGTATtatcacagattttttttttctgtataaggAATTGCCAGCAGCTTATTTCAGGTTAGAAAAGATGTTCATGCATTTACGTTTATCTGTACTGCCTTGTGCCTTAACTGTGCAGTAGAAATGTACGTTGTAACCTACGATGTAACTGGAAACCCCTCTTAACCCTACATTTTAGCCTTCCACGTGCACCTCCTGAGAATTGTAACCACACGAGGTCAATGCAGCCTACAACAGCTGAATGGCAAGGAAGGTTGTGGTGTAGGGTTAATAGGGGTTTTTGGTTATAATCGACAATGTAGACTTCCAGCTGAAGTATAATGAGGCATCACACTCTCAAATAGTGGTTAATGTAATGCAAGGAACCCAAACTGAGAAAGAAAGGGCACAGAAACACAATTTTCAGTGTTGCTAGAggaaaaaacattatttattttaagtatgCATGTGGCATCTGCTTAACAGGGGTAACAAGACAGATTCAAAATAGACTGAAGTGTGAAAATCCTAAGAAAAACGAAACATTATGCTCACACCTGTCACAATCCTTAGTACATCTCGCTGTGAAAAACACAAGTCGGTGACTTTAATTACAGTGTTGGCACTTAATCATGAAGCATTAACCATTTGACATCTGCAAAACACATACACTTTAACATGATCAGCTATTTACTATGATGATTTCTATCATACATGTATACTGTTTCCTTCTTACAGGAGAAAATGTGGTCAAGGTGACAGCTACTGATGCAGATGACCCCACCACTGCTAATGCAGAACTCAGGTACTCTTTGACCAAAGAGGGAGACATTTCAGCCTTTGAAATCGACAGCATCACAGGTAGGCTGACTCCAGTGGTACCCACTATGATTGCCATGCTGTAGCAGCCTTTTTTCATCCTGGCAAATTAATTTAGGGTCACTTTAGGGTTTCAAGCTATTTTTACTGTAATATGAGTCAGAGTTGACCTGAAAGATAACACCCTCTCTGAATGTCTCGCTCTTTCTCTGTTCCTCTGCAGGCATGATCAGCTGCAAGATAAACACTTTGGACCGGGAAACCAGGGAGGAGTATGTGGTGGTGGTTAAAGCTCAGGACATGAGAGGATTGGCCTCTGGCAGCACAGCCACCACCTCGGTCACTATTAAGATAACTGACATCAATGACAACATTGCTTCTTTTACCAGAAGTAAGGAACAGTTTTATGAGCATTTACAGTAATGATAAAGAGATGCTTAAAAAGAAGAGATTATcatcagtcaggttttagaACCATTAGAAGCATTACATTATCAAATTGTACAGAATCAACAGAAATATTCAGTCTTAATTAGTGTGTGTTTTCCATCCACAGCGAAATATGATCTGAACGTTCCAGAAAACCACAAGGTGGATGAAACGATTGGGATGCTGGAATTGGTGGATAAAGATGAGATTCAGAACAAGCAGCCCATATTTACCATTCACAATCTTAATAGCAACATATTCAATATTGAACCCAACCATAACAAGGATGGAAACCTCGTGCTCAAAGAGGTAAGAGACTTATGTGTAACTGGTAGAAAGAGCGCCATAACATAACCATAACAAAatacgttttgttttttttcatcaatCTTATGTTAATAATCTTATGTTAATAAAATCCATGCTAGTATTATATAGTATATATTATGGATATGGCTAACTGATGGAATTACAAATacgtttatcagcatttttacTACAATTAATGCATATAGCTATGTTTGTCACTACCCAGCTGAACCTGTGCAACAGTTCTGCTGGTTCATTTCCTGGTTTGGCTTATAAGAGGAATGTGGGGCAGCCATATTTGACGTATAATTCTCCGTTGTATTTCAATTTAACATTCCTGAACTGCCATGGCTGTcccatatttttgtataattcaTTTAGAGAGTGATTTCTCTCTTGTAGTTACTGTCTCCAGTTTGGGATAAAATAGAGACATGGTtcccagcattttttttttcctgtgcacGTAAACAGCTCTGATCTGCTCAACCTCATCTTTATTTTATGGTTTTAAAAGACATGATGATTTCATTGGATTAATTTGAATTATTTTGCAACAAACCTTGAATGTGCTATTTAACTTGATTCAAACATTTTATTCTCCCAAAGTTGTTTGGTTGTTGGTCAAAATATGATAAAGGTGCAATTTCATCATTCATGCTACTACGAGGAGTGGCACCATTCCTGAGTGATTGcctttaaaatttttattataCATGATCAATTTTAATCAGTACCAGGCTTATAAACTTAATTAGCTACTTGACCCATTGCTGCCAATAGAGGGATTGTAGTAAATTATACTATAAATGTGCATCAGACATTATTTTTATGTGggttttctttctgtatttcaaacaaacaaaaaactgtgaaattaGTGAAATATTATTACTTTTGtaaaagcagatttatcagtctGATGACCATAGTATCATGTACTATCTGTTTTGCAATacatagatttttaaaaatcctaTTAGTGTGTTCATTTTCCTCATAAACACATGTTGCGCATAAATATTATGTAATCAAATCAATAATTTAGTTTTAATGTGCTATGTGAACTGGCTTAGTCTTTCCATGCAGCACCAGGAAATGGATGCATATCCCAAAATACATAAAGGGCAActcgcttttatttttatttatatatgtacacaAGTAAATCAGAGTGTTTTGGGAAGTGTTGTATCCTCACACTTTTTACAGCATCCAAATTGATGGGACCTCATGCCCAAACAGCTTTAGCACAAAAATAGATTTGCAGTCTACCATTACCAACGAGGATCATAGCCACAGCATGGTGACAGGATTTCCACAAATTCAAAATACTAATGTACTGACATTTTCAAAGTGGTTTCTGAAGCCTTCCTGCATACTCTGCCACCGCATGGCCACTAATTATatataacattaaaaggtgcaatGTCAAATTTCAGATTTCTTTCCTGCAGGATGTATAAGGTGTGACGTGTTTAAGACTGACTTGAAACCTGGCCTCCTTCTGGTTTCTAAAGATATTTATGCTTGCGGGATTTCTAGCAGGTTGACTTCACTGGGTTGTGCTCTTCAGATAAAGTATTTAGGACATCAGAGAGCTGGAAATGTATTCTAATGAAATGAGCTCTGTAATAGCTTGCACCCATGCTGGCCTGGAATCAAATCGTACCTCAATCTTCCCCTCAGCTCTCGAGCCCTTCTCATCTTTCTCAACGGCTGTGTTTACACATACAGAATAAGCCAGCTGTTGGCCACACTGTGGTTAAGGTCTTATTCTTGTTAAGCTGTTTACAAATGCCTTTGATACCTTGGGACTGAGTATCCTTGTTACCATGAATAATCCAGTTAGCAGAATATTCCTCTCTACCTGTAGTATCCCATTCACTGATAAAAGAGTCTGCCAGAAAAAATAAGAATATCTGTGTATTTCTAATACATAGGAAACAAATTATAGTGCCAATGTGAATATGACAGTAAGCTTTCTTATATTTGCCAATGTAAAAATGTTTCCATAAAACTTTGCAACTAAAAGTTGTTTTTGCCCCCCACCCAAAAATATAGAACCTTTTAAAAATTGAGGAAAGTGAGCTACACAGGTTGCATAGACTGATTTGTGACATTTACAGCCTTTTTACACCTGAAATCGTGAGTTGTCCTTGGTGGACTGATGCAGGTGTACAAGACacatttatgcaaaaaaaaccccaaaaaaaccacTAAGGTGCAAATGCAGTGTGTCCCCAGTTACAAGCAAAGACCTACAAGGAACATGAGGTCAAAAGATTTAAAGTTGACAGGCTTAAAGAGTAACATATTGTTGAAGGACTACTATTAATTTTGTGGAAGACTGAAAGAAATTGTAACAGAACCCAAATGCATCAGATTCACACAGCATACAGTTGAGTTCTGTGTTAGTGAGAGCTTTAAGCAAACAGCATAATCTAATTTCAGATGCCTTAAAAAACTGGAAATTAACGACAACAAAAATCTCGAATATTTAGTGTTTAAAAGAGCGCAACCTTCCACTACGAACAATGTTTTGTATATTTATGTAATAAAGATAGTATTGACTCTGCACTGAAGCTTAGAGTCACAGCTATCGATTCTAATCTAATTAGCACTGACATGTTGCTTACTCACTCACACTATCTTTGTTCCCTAGGCTCTGGACTTTGAGAAGACAAACAGCTATTCTTTCACTGTCCGGATGAAAGAAAATGTCCGAACTCCCGCtgacaacacaaacactgcagtcacCAGTGCACAGGTAAATATCAAACAGGGCAAGTGTAACTTTCATGAGTCAGCAAGTGAACGTTGTGATTTGCAGTTCAAATtgattatttactttattttattgatcACTTTAGCCATCTTCACAGCCAGTTGCCGACTTGATTTTCATTCTCTAAAAAAAGAGAATCATTGCTGAGGAATGTATTTAATGCTTCACTGTCAAGAAATACTTTTCACAGAATCGGATTAGCAGGACACAGTGTGATGCTGTGTAAAggattatagaaaaaaaaattaaaacatttcataGTTTCATATTACTAGTACAATTAAATTTCCAATCTTGGTCTAAACTGTTGGCAATCATTTAAAATTGCCAGGTCAACATCAACGTGTTAGATGTAGATGAGCCACCGATCTTCTCTGAGGACATGTACAACTTTAACGTGAAGGAAGAAATGCATGTGAACAACATAGGATTCATCAAAGCCAGAGATCCTGACAGAGCCAACAAGACCATACAGTATGCTGCACGCATTCCCCAAAATAAGTAATAGTGTTACTAATCCTGTAAAGTGTTTGTTAGAGTGATCTTGTTCTCTCTGTTTAGGTTCTCCATCATGCAGCCGGACTGTCCTATCGGTATCAACCGACTCACAGGTCAACTGTACACTCTGAGAAATCTGGACAGAGAGGATAAGCCCACACACATGTTTCAAGTTAAGGCGCAAGAGGAGCCAAGTGGTATGTCACACACTCTCATAAGAGCTGTACGGGGTTTATTAATCCCTTTCCTCTAAACAATACATCCTCACATGAAAAATTGAAACCGCGTGTTTTACAACAACAGCAATGTGCATACAGGGAGAGAGTTAAAGTACAAAGGCCAAAAAAGACAGTTTGTTCTCTTGGCTGAACATCTCTTGTAGATTTATTGAAGGATGGGAGTGTAACACATTAACAGGGATTTTTACAGATTTAACACATCACCACAACACCTGGTCGACCCACATGAGAAGGAGAGAGTAAGCAGGAAAATCACATTAGACTGCCTCTTTGTTCACTTCCAGCTTCCAAACCAAACTCTATATTTTTAGATCAGCAATGAATGAAATCCAGAGATCTATTTTAGTGGCTTGTCACAGCGTTTAAGGAAGACAATGGTCCCCTGAGCTTGACAAGGTCCTCGATATACAGTACATGTTCTGTACTAAAGATAGATTCAAAATCTTAGTACAAGAGACAAAAAAGAGACTCACATATTTATCAAAAGATGAATATTCAAAAAGAACATCagtgatataaaataaatgtaaaagatGCTTTAATGTGACGAAAATAGCTGTCCAACAAACAGCTCGCAAATAGAAATCCTTTCAGTTACTTGACCTTTAATCTAGTCCTTCAGTGACAGAGATATACACACCTAATCTCCAGCATAGTTAATCACTGTTACATTGGCGCATCAAGGTAAATGACAACTAAATCCTTAGTTCAAGAACTtttgtatttcatttctttatggcTTCAGTATTTTAAGATAAATGACACAAAGTGTTGCAGAAACAAAAAGTGCAGTTGTTTCCACATTTGCATCTCCTCCGCAAATACTGAATGAGACTAAATTATACTATCACTACTGAATGCCCTCTTGAATCTCTGTTTGCAGCTTTTGCGCATTTATTTGGACTATTTTCATTGTTAGACGTGTCATTAATCTGATGTTTTCTTTCCTCTGTAGGTTTAGACTCAGTTGTAAAAGTTAACATTAATGTTCAGGATGTGAATGACAATGAACCTGAACTCAGAGCTGACGACATCTATATATGTGAGAACGACGAGTCTAATACGGTAAGAGGTGATAGTTTTTATATCTATACTATTTATagattttaattatattttttaatttatatagtaccaaatcacacaaaaaacattaGCCTCAAGTGGCTTCATActataaggtaaagactctaaaTATTCAGGAAAATCCCGCAACAATCAAATTATCTGCTATAAGCAAGCAGTTTGTGATGGTGGGAAGGGAAaaactttaacaggaagaaatcttcTGCTGACCCAGGTTCGGGGaaaggcagccatctgctgtgtcAGGTTAGGAGAAAACATGAGGAGAAGCTTGTTTCTTATTATTAGAGGATGCATCTTAATGGAAACTAAACGGCAACAGATCATGCTGATGTGTTGTTGATGTGTCTTCTGAATTAAAACTCACGTGAAGCCAAGCATGTGATGAGCTGGGATAATGAATGCG
The Pelmatolapia mariae isolate MD_Pm_ZW linkage group LG13, Pm_UMD_F_2, whole genome shotgun sequence DNA segment above includes these coding regions:
- the cdh5 gene encoding cadherin-5, with amino-acid sequence MMAWLQLWTTGLMATMALTVITAQDSGLPGVERENLGPADIVKKESHPVLFRQKRDWIWNSLYVEEEKPVVTRTKIGRLKSDKSVPGGRFKIDGEGANGIFTVDNNGDLFVTTSLDREKKNAYHLTAMMLDAYGNPIEKPGEFVVQVTDINDNTPVFPQSYNGTIEERSRIGENVVKVTATDADDPTTANAELRYSLTKEGDISAFEIDSITGMISCKINTLDRETREEYVVVVKAQDMRGLASGSTATTSVTIKITDINDNIASFTRTKYDLNVPENHKVDETIGMLELVDKDEIQNKQPIFTIHNLNSNIFNIEPNHNKDGNLVLKEALDFEKTNSYSFTVRMKENVRTPADNTNTAVTSAQVNINVLDVDEPPIFSEDMYNFNVKEEMHVNNIGFIKARDPDRANKTIQFSIMQPDCPIGINRLTGQLYTLRNLDREDKPTHMFQVKAQEEPSGLDSVVKVNINVQDVNDNEPELRADDIYICENDESNTIIGTLTATDKDDQPVAFTFSLASENSNFSIRNYGNGTAALIVKQGPFSLDDPNNYKVDIRVSDGGHPSKSSVSTVSILICRCDPNRNHTYCKPEARRMGVSVHALTAILLCILTILVIVILFVLRKRYQKDSLANMKNSGEIHEQLVTYDEEGGGEMDTNGYDVSILTSACHDGSLLRHQDHRPHPSLYAMVQKPPHHTQPTACKGDMAAMIEVKKDEADHDRDGFPYDTLHIYGYEGPESLAGSLSSLGSSSTGSNLDYDFLNDWGPRFRTLAELYGVDGPDYYHQY